A portion of the Actinomycetes bacterium genome contains these proteins:
- a CDS encoding NAD(P)-binding domain-containing protein: protein MTIERVGILGSGIMGSGIAEVAAKAGIDVVLRSRKQETADAMRAGLEKSLTKQVDRGKLDKVDADAVLDRVSATDHLGDLVDCDLVIESVVEDLDVKLPLFAELDSICKPDAVLATNTSTLPVVDMAMATHRPDKVCGVHFFNPAPAMSLVEVVEPITASEETIARAVRFAEACGKNPVTVKDRAGFIVNALLFPYLNNAVRMLENGTATAEDIDEAMKGGCNFPMGPLALLDLVGLDTSLSILDALYEEFRDPNYSAVPALRRMVSAGRLGRKTGSGFHDYSR from the coding sequence ATGACGATAGAACGTGTGGGAATTCTCGGTTCAGGGATCATGGGGTCAGGCATCGCAGAGGTGGCGGCGAAGGCCGGCATCGACGTAGTCCTGCGGTCCCGAAAGCAGGAAACGGCTGACGCGATGCGCGCCGGGCTGGAGAAGTCGCTGACCAAGCAGGTCGACCGCGGCAAGCTCGACAAGGTCGACGCAGACGCCGTGCTCGATCGGGTGTCGGCAACCGACCACCTCGGCGACCTGGTCGACTGCGACCTCGTAATCGAGTCGGTCGTGGAGGACCTCGATGTGAAGCTGCCGCTGTTCGCGGAACTCGACAGCATCTGCAAGCCCGACGCCGTGCTTGCCACCAACACCTCCACGCTCCCCGTGGTTGACATGGCCATGGCGACGCACCGCCCCGACAAGGTGTGCGGCGTGCACTTCTTCAACCCTGCTCCAGCCATGTCGCTGGTCGAGGTCGTGGAGCCGATCACGGCCTCGGAGGAGACGATAGCCAGGGCTGTGCGCTTCGCGGAGGCCTGCGGCAAGAACCCCGTGACCGTCAAGGACCGGGCGGGATTCATCGTCAACGCGCTCCTGTTCCCGTACCTGAACAACGCCGTACGCATGCTCGAGAACGGCACCGCGACGGCTGAGGACATCGACGAGGCCATGAAGGGCGGCTGCAACTTCCCCATGGGACCTCTGGCGCTGCTGGACCTGGTCGGCCTCGACACATCGCTGTCCATCCTCGATGCGCTCTACGAGGAGTTCCGCGACCCCAACTACTCCGCGGTTCCGGCCCTGAGGCGCATGGTCTCCGCGGGTCGCCTGGGCCGCAAGACCGGTTCGGGCTTCCACGACTACTCGCGCTGA
- a CDS encoding leucyl/phenylalanyl-tRNA--protein transferase: protein MGSQLPPSRWSFPSPEDAEPDGPVALGGDLEPSTLVEAYSRGLFPMPLGRRGELGWFSPDPRGILPVDGMHVSRTLRRSARRLDTTVDTAFTDVMQACGDPSRPHGWITTQFVDAYTRLFDLGWAHSVEVWSEGELVGGVYGVAIGDFFAGESMFHTATDASKVALWSLVNLLAGCGRPLLDVQWLTPHLESLGAVEIPRSEYLQRLREAAGGSGCW, encoded by the coding sequence GTGGGTTCACAGCTACCGCCCAGCCGCTGGTCCTTTCCGTCTCCCGAGGACGCCGAGCCGGACGGCCCTGTCGCGCTCGGAGGTGATCTGGAGCCGTCCACCCTCGTGGAGGCTTACTCGCGTGGTCTGTTCCCGATGCCACTCGGCAGGCGTGGCGAGTTGGGGTGGTTCTCGCCCGACCCGCGCGGGATTCTGCCGGTCGACGGGATGCACGTGTCACGGACCCTTCGTCGCTCGGCAAGGCGGCTGGACACAACCGTGGACACCGCGTTCACCGATGTGATGCAGGCCTGTGGTGACCCGTCGAGGCCACACGGGTGGATAACCACGCAGTTCGTGGATGCGTACACGCGCCTGTTCGACCTCGGTTGGGCCCACAGTGTCGAGGTGTGGTCAGAAGGCGAGCTGGTCGGTGGCGTGTACGGGGTGGCCATAGGCGACTTCTTCGCCGGCGAGTCGATGTTCCACACCGCCACCGACGCGTCGAAGGTGGCCCTGTGGAGCCTGGTCAACCTGTTGGCCGGTTGTGGGCGGCCCCTTCTCGATGTGCAGTGGCTGACCCCGCACCTCGAGAGCCTCGGCGCGGTGGAGATTCCTCGCTCGGAGTACCTGCAGCGACTTCGGGAAGCGGCGGGCGGGTCCGGCTGCTGGTAG
- a CDS encoding VOC family protein — MSFHHVALATNDLASTHEFYTSAMGFTLAKIVVNPTPEGGWAKHAFYDTDDGFGAEGGLIAFWELHGDYPEVHGAMSAAVGLPDWVNHLAFTATDEAHFESAIKRWMATGHDAVEIDHGFCRSVYTNDPNGTLVEWCLDTRDLDESDRERAEEALLAAEPDMDGLPEAFIAHESDAAATARQG; from the coding sequence ATGAGCTTTCATCACGTGGCGCTCGCCACCAACGACCTGGCATCCACCCACGAGTTCTACACATCCGCGATGGGTTTCACGCTCGCGAAGATCGTGGTGAATCCGACCCCGGAGGGTGGCTGGGCCAAGCACGCGTTCTACGACACCGACGATGGCTTCGGCGCCGAAGGCGGCCTCATCGCGTTCTGGGAACTGCATGGCGACTACCCGGAGGTACACGGGGCCATGTCGGCTGCGGTGGGGCTCCCCGACTGGGTCAATCACCTGGCATTCACCGCTACCGACGAGGCGCACTTCGAGTCGGCCATCAAGCGCTGGATGGCCACGGGCCACGACGCCGTGGAGATCGACCACGGATTCTGTCGGTCCGTCTACACCAACGATCCCAACGGCACGCTGGTCGAATGGTGCCTCGACACCCGGGACCTCGACGAGTCGGACCGAGAGCGCGCCGAAGAGGCGCTGCTGGCGGCCGAACCCGATATGGACGGCCTACCCGAGGCTTTCATCGCCCACGAGTCCGACGCCGCCGCGACGGCCCGGCAAGGCTGA
- the dnaB gene encoding replicative DNA helicase has protein sequence MNDAIGAPLRAGEDTRSEGRPPQVISARVPPHSIEAEESLLGAMLLSEHAVSMVSPIVGADDFYKPAHRHIFDTMQALAVAGQGIDPVTVAEELDRVELLEACGGTAALVTLQTRTPAITNAEYYARIVEEKALLRRLIGAANDIAELGYSPRDDIDRTMDDAESAIFAIAQRRTTDTMKDLAPLLEAGLTNIEEIEERGEAVTGTPTGYTELDKMLAGLQPGALIVVGARPGMGKTAFALGLASHAAVRERLPVLFFSLEMGHLEITQRLIASEARVDSSKMRSGQLRSNDWSKITKAIGRLGEGTMWIDDNPAVSLMEIRSKARRLQDRLGQKLGLVVVDYLQLMQGRGAAESRQVEVAEISRGLKVLARELDAPVLALSQLSRQLEQRSDKRPMLADLRESGCLTADTRVRRADDNTEVTFGELVESGAHDVPVWSLDEHWRMVPATLSHAFPSGTKEVFRLHLSSGRRVEASANHPFRTVSGWRRLDELEPGSRIAVPRTLGSPEHIVPVAPEDLPQLAADMVAEGAAPAAVHRLPEDQLAAVLHGVLGRIGYLSVTELRGRPHVRLAATTGSRRLADDLQTLLLRFGIQARMNDIGSSRPRWRLWVHGARQQRLLLERIGFSGERATQVPEAIAVLSTVDGNPNVDTIPCEVRDLVVEKLREAEMTQRDLAGALGEQYCGGYLLGTESRPRASSRERLARIADVLGSKELAELADSDVLWDEVLEVEALGEKPTYDATVSGTHNFVANGVVAHNSIEQDADVVMFLYRDEKYNPDSAEKDTAEVIVAKHRAGPSGVCRLVFLDYCTLFANMATD, from the coding sequence ATGAATGACGCCATCGGAGCGCCGCTCCGCGCAGGGGAAGACACAAGAAGCGAGGGTCGGCCGCCGCAGGTGATCAGCGCCAGGGTGCCGCCACACTCGATCGAGGCCGAGGAGTCGCTGCTGGGGGCAATGCTGCTGTCCGAACACGCGGTTTCGATGGTCTCGCCGATCGTGGGCGCCGACGACTTCTACAAGCCCGCCCACCGCCACATCTTCGATACCATGCAGGCCCTGGCCGTGGCCGGCCAGGGGATCGATCCCGTGACGGTCGCAGAGGAACTCGATCGGGTGGAGTTGCTCGAGGCCTGCGGCGGTACCGCGGCTCTGGTGACGCTGCAGACGCGCACACCGGCCATCACCAACGCCGAGTACTACGCCCGCATCGTGGAGGAGAAGGCCTTGCTGCGCCGGCTCATCGGTGCAGCCAACGACATCGCCGAACTCGGCTACTCACCGCGCGACGACATCGACCGCACGATGGACGATGCGGAGAGCGCGATCTTCGCCATTGCGCAACGACGCACCACCGACACGATGAAGGACCTCGCGCCGTTGCTCGAGGCCGGTCTCACCAACATCGAGGAGATCGAGGAGCGCGGTGAGGCGGTCACCGGCACCCCCACCGGATACACCGAGCTCGACAAGATGCTTGCCGGCCTGCAGCCAGGTGCACTGATCGTGGTGGGGGCCCGCCCGGGCATGGGCAAGACGGCGTTCGCGCTGGGGCTGGCCTCCCATGCAGCGGTGCGCGAGCGGCTGCCCGTGTTGTTCTTCTCGCTCGAGATGGGCCACCTCGAGATCACCCAGCGCCTGATCGCGTCCGAGGCGAGGGTGGATTCCTCGAAGATGCGAAGTGGCCAGCTGCGCTCCAACGACTGGTCCAAGATCACCAAGGCGATCGGCCGGCTCGGCGAGGGCACGATGTGGATCGACGACAACCCCGCCGTGAGCTTGATGGAGATCCGCTCCAAGGCGCGGCGCCTGCAGGACCGCCTGGGCCAGAAGCTGGGCCTCGTGGTGGTGGACTACCTCCAGCTCATGCAGGGCCGTGGAGCAGCCGAGAGTCGCCAGGTCGAGGTGGCGGAGATCAGCCGGGGGCTCAAGGTGCTGGCCCGCGAGCTCGATGCCCCGGTGCTTGCGCTGTCGCAGCTCTCGCGCCAGCTCGAGCAGCGCTCGGACAAGCGACCGATGCTGGCCGACCTGCGAGAGTCGGGATGCCTGACCGCCGACACCCGCGTGCGGCGGGCCGACGACAACACCGAGGTCACCTTCGGTGAGTTGGTCGAATCGGGCGCCCACGACGTGCCGGTGTGGAGTCTTGACGAGCACTGGCGCATGGTGCCGGCAACACTCAGCCATGCGTTTCCGAGTGGCACCAAGGAGGTGTTCCGCCTGCACCTCTCCTCCGGGCGGCGGGTCGAGGCGAGCGCCAACCACCCGTTTCGCACGGTGTCGGGATGGCGACGCCTCGATGAGCTGGAGCCGGGCAGTCGCATAGCGGTGCCGCGGACCCTGGGCTCACCCGAACATATCGTTCCCGTTGCCCCCGAGGACCTGCCACAGCTCGCAGCCGACATGGTTGCCGAAGGAGCGGCGCCCGCCGCAGTGCACCGCTTGCCCGAGGACCAGCTGGCAGCAGTGCTGCACGGAGTGCTGGGCCGCATCGGCTACCTGTCGGTCACAGAACTGCGTGGCAGGCCACATGTGCGGCTCGCCGCCACCACCGGGTCGCGTCGTCTCGCCGATGATCTCCAGACACTGCTGTTGCGCTTCGGCATCCAGGCCCGGATGAACGACATCGGGTCCAGCCGGCCACGCTGGCGACTGTGGGTGCATGGTGCCCGTCAGCAGCGCCTGCTGCTCGAGCGGATCGGCTTCTCCGGTGAACGTGCGACCCAGGTTCCTGAAGCGATCGCGGTGCTGTCGACTGTGGACGGCAATCCCAACGTCGACACCATTCCGTGTGAGGTCCGCGACCTCGTGGTCGAGAAGCTGCGTGAAGCGGAGATGACCCAGCGCGACCTCGCCGGGGCCCTCGGCGAGCAGTACTGCGGTGGCTACCTCCTGGGCACCGAATCGCGCCCGAGGGCGTCGAGTCGGGAGCGGCTGGCGCGGATCGCCGACGTACTCGGCAGCAAGGAGCTGGCCGAGCTCGCCGACTCCGACGTGTTGTGGGACGAGGTCCTCGAAGTCGAGGCGCTCGGTGAGAAGCCCACCTACGACGCCACTGTGTCTGGTACCCACAACTTCGTGGCCAACGGGGTAGTCGCTCACAACTCGATCGAGCAGGACGCGGACGTGGTGATGTTCCTGTACCGCGACGAGAAGTACAACCCGGACAGCGCCGAGAAGGACACGGCGGAGGTGATAGTCGCCAAGCACCGTGCGGGCCCATCGGGCGTGTGTCGTCTCGTGTTCCTCGACTACTGCACGCTCTTCGCCAACATGGCCACCGATTGA
- the rplI gene encoding 50S ribosomal protein L9 produces MSNVKVVLRDDVQGLGNRGDVVEVSKGYARNFLEPRSLAIPATSGAEEQAQSMRKARDTRDAAAREAAEEIAKVIVSKEILVQARAGEGGRLFGSVTAAEIVGAVMEQTGIEIDRKALRLEDHIKEAGQYHVMTRLHSDVEFPIHLQVVAD; encoded by the coding sequence GTGAGCAACGTCAAGGTCGTCCTGCGTGACGACGTACAGGGTCTGGGCAACCGCGGCGATGTCGTCGAGGTGTCCAAGGGCTACGCCCGCAACTTTCTCGAGCCCCGTTCACTGGCCATTCCGGCCACCTCCGGTGCCGAGGAGCAGGCGCAGTCCATGCGCAAGGCCCGCGATACCCGCGATGCCGCCGCCCGCGAGGCAGCCGAGGAGATCGCCAAGGTGATCGTTTCCAAGGAGATCCTGGTGCAGGCCCGCGCAGGTGAGGGCGGCCGCCTCTTCGGCTCCGTCACCGCTGCCGAGATCGTTGGCGCTGTGATGGAGCAGACCGGTATCGAGATCGACCGCAAGGCGTTGCGCCTCGAGGATCACATCAAGGAAGCCGGCCAGTACCACGTGATGACCCGGCTGCACTCCGACGTCGAGTTCCCGATTCACCTGCAGGTGGTGGCGGACTGA
- the rpsR gene encoding 30S ribosomal protein S18: MGKSTKRGPKVKDQGRKFKKKTSILDSEQIDYVDWKDVDLLRRFMSDRAKIRARRVNGNSEQQQREVSNAIKNAREMALLPYSSRVTTQRGGRGDRRGRRDRPPRDDDRPPRDDDRRPRREAPADEDRGDAPAAAPAADSPAASEEGAQ; the protein is encoded by the coding sequence ATGGGCAAGTCCACGAAGCGTGGCCCCAAGGTCAAGGACCAGGGCCGCAAGTTCAAGAAGAAGACATCGATCCTCGATTCCGAGCAGATCGACTACGTCGACTGGAAAGACGTCGACCTGCTGCGCAGGTTCATGTCCGACCGGGCAAAGATCCGCGCTCGACGGGTCAACGGCAACAGTGAGCAACAGCAGCGCGAGGTCTCCAACGCGATCAAGAACGCCCGCGAGATGGCTCTGTTGCCCTACTCCAGCCGGGTGACCACCCAGCGCGGAGGCCGTGGTGACCGCCGTGGGCGTCGCGACCGGCCACCGCGTGACGATGACCGTCCACCGCGCGACGACGATCGTCGACCGCGCAGGGAGGCGCCGGCCGATGAGGATCGCGGTGACGCGCCAGCAGCAGCGCCGGCCGCTGACTCACCCGCAGCGAGCGAGGAGGGTGCACAGTGA
- the ssb gene encoding single-stranded DNA-binding protein — translation MAGNTVELVGNLTRAPELRFTPNGAAVANFGLAVNRRWRNQQSNEWEEQTSFFDVVCWRDLAENVAESLDRGTRVMVVGRLEQRSWENQEGEKRSKVEVVADEVGPSLRWATASISKNERRGGDGGYDSAAQNTPPAREYNSDEEPF, via the coding sequence ATGGCAGGAAACACAGTTGAACTGGTCGGCAACCTGACCCGGGCCCCCGAGCTCCGTTTCACCCCCAATGGTGCAGCGGTCGCCAACTTCGGCCTGGCGGTGAACCGGCGCTGGCGAAACCAGCAGAGCAACGAGTGGGAGGAGCAGACCTCCTTCTTCGACGTGGTGTGCTGGCGCGACCTGGCTGAAAACGTGGCCGAGTCGCTCGACCGCGGCACCCGCGTGATGGTCGTGGGCCGCCTCGAGCAGCGTTCCTGGGAGAACCAGGAGGGCGAGAAGCGCTCGAAGGTCGAGGTCGTCGCCGACGAGGTCGGACCGAGCCTCCGCTGGGCAACCGCATCCATATCGAAGAACGAGCGCCGTGGTGGCGACGGGGGATATGACTCCGCTGCACAGAACACACCGCCGGCGCGTGAGTACAACAGCGACGAGGAGCCGTTCTGA
- the rpsF gene encoding 30S ribosomal protein S6, translating into MVIVDADADDAANTAVIEKVTEMVEAGGGLVPTVDKWGRRRFAYEINHKTEGVYTVFEISTEATNLDDLDRFLRLADDVVRHKLIRLPDAEANRRGLLAAG; encoded by the coding sequence ATGGTCATCGTCGACGCCGATGCCGATGATGCGGCCAACACCGCCGTCATCGAGAAGGTCACCGAGATGGTCGAGGCAGGCGGAGGTCTTGTACCCACCGTCGACAAGTGGGGTCGTCGCAGGTTCGCCTACGAGATCAACCACAAGACCGAGGGTGTCTACACCGTGTTCGAGATCAGCACGGAGGCGACCAATCTCGACGACCTCGACCGCTTCCTCCGACTCGCGGACGATGTCGTCCGCCACAAGCTGATCCGGTTGCCGGACGCCGAGGCCAACCGCCGCGGCCTTCTGGCTGCCGGCTGA
- the panB gene encoding 3-methyl-2-oxobutanoate hydroxymethyltransferase yields the protein MAPSAKTTVPAVSARKVTNGSDPLVMVTAYDAPGAAIADAAGVDMILVGDSLAMVVLGYDDTLSVTVADMAHHTAAVARARPAALVVGDMPWMSYHVSVEDTVRNAAELVRAGAQCVKLEGGAKRVPMIEALVDAEIPVMGHLGLTPQSMHAMGGFRVQAKQSQAALALVADAKALQHAGCFAIVLEGVPDAVASMVTDALDIPTVGIGAGPDCDGQVLVYHDLLGVEDRKAAKFVRRYADQRTDAVDAITAFAVDVRNGAFPGPEETYHLDADEAEALSLYGSK from the coding sequence ATGGCTCCATCCGCAAAGACCACTGTTCCCGCCGTTTCGGCCCGCAAGGTCACCAACGGCTCCGATCCATTGGTGATGGTCACCGCGTACGACGCTCCGGGCGCCGCCATCGCGGATGCTGCCGGGGTCGACATGATCCTCGTGGGCGATTCGCTCGCGATGGTTGTGCTCGGCTACGACGACACGCTGTCGGTGACCGTGGCCGACATGGCGCATCACACCGCTGCGGTGGCACGTGCCAGGCCCGCCGCACTCGTCGTGGGCGACATGCCGTGGATGAGCTACCACGTGAGTGTTGAGGACACAGTGCGCAATGCAGCCGAACTGGTCCGCGCCGGAGCCCAGTGCGTGAAGCTCGAGGGTGGCGCCAAGCGGGTGCCGATGATCGAGGCCCTGGTGGATGCGGAGATCCCAGTGATGGGCCATCTCGGGCTCACCCCCCAGTCGATGCACGCCATGGGCGGTTTCCGGGTGCAGGCCAAGCAGTCCCAGGCCGCACTGGCCCTCGTGGCGGATGCCAAGGCCCTTCAGCACGCCGGCTGCTTCGCGATCGTGCTCGAGGGTGTCCCGGATGCCGTGGCATCGATGGTGACCGACGCCCTGGACATCCCCACCGTCGGTATCGGCGCCGGCCCCGACTGCGACGGCCAGGTACTCGTGTACCACGACCTGCTGGGCGTCGAGGACCGCAAGGCCGCCAAGTTCGTGCGTCGCTACGCCGACCAGCGAACCGATGCGGTTGACGCCATCACGGCGTTTGCAGTCGACGTGCGCAACGGAGCCTTCCCGGGCCCCGAGGAGACATACCACCTCGATGCCGACGAGGCCGAGGCGCTCTCCCTCTACGGCAGCAAGTAG